The following coding sequences lie in one Osmerus mordax isolate fOsmMor3 chromosome 13, fOsmMor3.pri, whole genome shotgun sequence genomic window:
- the ca7 gene encoding carbonic anhydrase 7: MTGHHWGYGEEDGPSAWHKAYPLAEGDRQSPINIVPADAEFDPSLPPLFLSYDLGSSVSISNNGHSVVVEFDDSDDRTVMRGGPLDNAYRLKQFHFHWGGKGCHGSEHTVEGKTYESELHLVHWNAAKYQTFGEAAQKPDGLAVLGIFLESGDDHRGLHQVTDALYMVKFKGSVADFKGFSPRFLLPSSLHFWTYLGSLTTPPLHESVIWIVLKEPIKVSEKQMGKFRMLLTSGEEEENRKRMENNFRPPQPLKGRKVRSSFQ; the protein is encoded by the exons GGAAGATG GTCCCTCTGCCTGGCACAAAGCCTACCCCCTTGCAGAGGGCGACCGCCAGTCTCCCATCAACATTGTGCCGGCAGATGCAGAGTTTGACCCCAGCTTACCACCACTCTTCCTGTCTTACGACCTTGGCTCCTCTGTCAGCATATCCAACAACGGACACTCTGTAGTGGTGGAGTTTGATGACTCAGACGACAGGACTg tgATGAGGGGGGGTCCACTTGACAATGCCTACCGCCTTAAACAGTTCCATTTCCACTGGGGGGGCAAGGGTTGTCATGGCAGCGAACACACTGTAGAGGGCAAGACCTACGAGTCTGAG CTGCACCTGGTCCACTGGAATGCAGCAAAGTACCAGACTTTTGGGGAGGCTGCCCAAAAACCAGATGGCTTGGCTGTCCTCggcatcttcctggag TCAGGAGACGACCACAGAGGGCTTCATCAGGTTACAGACGCACTCTACATGGTCAAGTtcaaa ggcAGTGTGGCTGATTTCAAAGGCTTCAGTCCCAGGTTTTTATTACCTAGCAGCCTTCACTTTTGGACCTACCTCGGCTCCCTGACCACGCCCCCTCTGCACGAGAGTGTCATCTGGATTGTGCTGAAAGAGCCAATCAAAGTTTCAGAGAAACAG ATGGGGAAGTTCCGAATGCTCCTCACCAGCGGCGAAGAAGAAGAGAACAGGAAACGCATGGAGAACAACTTCCGCCCTCCGCAGCCACTGAAAGGCAGGAAAGTTCGATCCTCTTTCCAGTGA